Proteins co-encoded in one Streptomyces sp. NBC_01571 genomic window:
- a CDS encoding TetR/AcrR family transcriptional regulator, whose protein sequence is MRADARKNREHLLAVAGTTISEQGVDVSLRDIARRADVGLATLLRHFPTREALLDALLRTSFDELTANASALETSGSPDDALVSWLRDCVAWTTEYRGAVVLMAAAIEDTESALHASCVTLRAAGARLLTRAQSAGMARTDIDGTDLFALVEALAWLGDQRSLAPRADHLFDVVASAILTRPS, encoded by the coding sequence ATGCGCGCCGACGCCAGGAAGAACCGTGAGCACCTGCTCGCAGTAGCGGGCACCACCATCAGCGAGCAGGGCGTCGACGTGTCACTGCGGGACATCGCACGCAGGGCCGACGTCGGACTCGCGACACTGCTGCGGCACTTCCCGACGCGCGAGGCGCTGCTCGACGCCCTGCTCCGCACGAGCTTCGACGAGCTCACCGCCAACGCAAGCGCCCTCGAAACATCCGGCTCCCCCGACGATGCTCTCGTCTCGTGGCTGCGCGACTGCGTCGCGTGGACAACCGAGTACCGGGGCGCGGTCGTGCTGATGGCCGCCGCCATCGAGGACACCGAGTCCGCACTCCACGCTTCGTGCGTCACCCTGCGTGCGGCCGGTGCTCGCCTCCTCACCCGCGCCCAGTCCGCGGGCATGGCGCGGACCGACATCGACGGCACCGACTTGTTCGCGCTGGTGGAGGCGCTCGCTTGGCTCGGCGATCAACGCTCGCTCGCGCCACGCGCCGATCACCTCTTCGACGTTGTCGCAAGCGCGATCCTGACGCGCCCGAGCTGA
- a CDS encoding endonuclease/exonuclease/phosphatase family protein, with product MNSPSPSSRDRLRFATFNVLHGRSMLDGRPVSPAAGDEPAEPLSRAVMSLDADVLALQEVDRFQERSGRVDQARAAARAAGLDEWRYATALHGRASGDQGWDLDPKEPEPRMYGPRDTGTDAGVPSHGLALLTRLPAREWRVRRLAPAPLGMPLLVPGKPGLTLVRDRTRAALAAVLEGPQGPFTAVAVHLTFVPGWNVRQLLEVRDWIADLPLPHVLLGDFNLVGAAPRAVLNAPRGPSRQAVRGHVVRPSCGRSPGRAVRWRRGAGRRCGFL from the coding sequence ATGAACTCCCCTTCGCCCTCCTCCCGCGATCGGCTGCGGTTCGCGACGTTCAACGTGCTGCACGGCCGCTCGATGCTGGACGGCCGCCCCGTGTCCCCGGCGGCCGGGGACGAGCCCGCGGAACCGCTCTCCCGTGCCGTCATGTCCCTGGACGCCGACGTCCTCGCGCTGCAGGAGGTGGACCGGTTCCAGGAGCGGTCGGGCCGGGTCGACCAGGCCCGCGCCGCGGCCCGGGCGGCGGGCCTGGACGAGTGGCGCTACGCGACGGCGCTGCACGGCCGTGCCTCCGGGGACCAGGGGTGGGACCTCGACCCGAAGGAGCCGGAACCGCGGATGTACGGCCCCCGGGACACCGGGACGGACGCCGGTGTCCCCTCGCACGGGCTCGCGCTGCTCACCCGGCTGCCGGCGCGGGAATGGCGGGTCAGGCGGCTGGCCCCGGCGCCGCTCGGCATGCCCCTGCTCGTGCCCGGCAAGCCCGGCCTCACCCTGGTCCGGGACCGGACGCGCGCGGCGCTCGCGGCCGTACTCGAGGGGCCGCAAGGGCCGTTCACGGCCGTGGCGGTGCACCTGACGTTCGTGCCGGGGTGGAACGTCCGTCAGTTGTTGGAGGTCCGCGACTGGATCGCCGATCTGCCCCTGCCGCACGTCCTGCTGGGCGACTTCAACCTGGTCGGCGCCGCGCCCAGGGCCGTACTGAACGCGCCCCGGGGTCCATCCAGGCAGGCAGTTCGTGGCCACGTAGTTCGCCCATCGTGCGGGCGAAGTCCCGGACGTGCCGTGCGGTGGCGTCGAGGTGCGGGCAGGCGGTGCGGATTTCTTTGA
- a CDS encoding DUF1152 domain-containing protein, whose amino-acid sequence MTSLHSNPLFTRLADAERILIAGAGGGFDIYSGLPLALSLLHQGKQVYLANLSFSALAGLPIDDWVAPDLAAVTPDSALHQGYFPERTLAQWLRQHGYPFTVYAFPQTGVRPLRAAYQALIELHRVDAVVLVDGGTDILMRGDEAGLGTPEEDLTSVAALAALDGIPTRLVVSVGFGVDAYHGVNHTQVLENIAALERDGAYLGAFSIPRATREGALYLDAVTHAQHHTPEHPSIVNGSIAAAVRGSFGDVRFTDRTRGSELFVNPLMSLYFAFDLPGLAARCLYLDRIEDTHLMRQVHARIAEFRESIVTRPPRRFPH is encoded by the coding sequence ATGACGTCCCTCCACTCCAACCCACTCTTCACCCGGCTCGCCGATGCCGAACGGATCCTCATCGCGGGCGCGGGTGGCGGCTTCGACATCTACTCCGGCCTGCCGTTGGCTCTCTCCCTCCTGCACCAGGGCAAGCAGGTATATCTCGCGAACCTCTCCTTCAGCGCACTCGCCGGTCTCCCGATCGATGACTGGGTCGCCCCCGACCTGGCCGCCGTCACTCCCGACTCCGCTTTGCACCAGGGCTACTTCCCGGAGCGGACCCTCGCTCAGTGGCTGCGCCAGCACGGCTACCCGTTCACCGTGTACGCCTTCCCCCAGACCGGGGTGCGCCCGCTGCGCGCCGCCTACCAAGCACTGATCGAGCTGCACCGCGTCGACGCTGTGGTGCTGGTCGACGGCGGTACGGACATTTTGATGCGCGGCGATGAAGCCGGGCTCGGCACTCCAGAGGAGGACCTGACGAGCGTGGCGGCGCTGGCCGCGCTGGACGGCATACCGACCCGGCTCGTCGTGTCAGTCGGCTTCGGTGTAGACGCCTACCACGGCGTAAACCATACGCAGGTACTGGAGAACATCGCCGCGCTGGAGCGCGACGGCGCGTACCTCGGTGCGTTCTCGATACCGCGCGCCACCCGTGAGGGCGCTCTCTATCTTGACGCGGTGACGCACGCTCAGCACCACACCCCGGAGCACCCCAGCATCGTGAACGGTTCCATCGCGGCAGCCGTGCGCGGCTCGTTCGGCGATGTCCGGTTCACTGACCGCACCCGGGGCAGCGAGTTGTTCGTGAACCCGCTGATGTCCCTGTACTTCGCCTTCGACCTCCCGGGCCTGGCAGCCCGCTGCCTCTACCTGGACCGGATCGAGGACACCCACCTGATGCGCCAAGTCCATGCGCGGATCGCCGAGTTCCGCGAATCCATAGTCACCCGCCCACCCCGCCGCTTCCCGCACTAG
- a CDS encoding IS4 family transposase, which yields MPRHCVLPSPLTAITRTVTVAAGRFAPGHLGELTAVVPFELVDAVLAETRTVQQRLRDLPSRVGVYFLLAMCLFPGVGYRLVWDKLTAGLSGMPVACPSAKALRDLRRRIGSAPMRALFEVLAGLLARPTTPGVRFGPYRTVSFDGCSSLRVPDSERNRAWLGRTSHHGYPTLELMTLVETGTRALVGAVFGPTAEGETSYAGRLLHLLRPDMLVLWDKGFDSNAFLAQVTDTGAQVLGRLRSNRRTPVLTRLADGSYLSVIGTVKVRIIDAQIAVTCADGTSFTGSYRLVTTLTDARRHPATALVGLYHQRWEHESAYYALRHTIMNGSNLRSGDPAGIEQEMWALLTLYQALRTMMVEAAESLPGTDPDRCCFTVALQTARDQVVQAAAVITDPADAGHLGLIGHRILTRLLPPRRRRVSTRKVKSPMSRYSTRHEDGRPDTSRTITGLDINVLEPPQSRPQLPAVSRDDRHTALTERRRHRILALLENDPNRLWRPRDIASHFGDITMETMYRQLSRWAETGLIHKLGPGLYAATAWTPTPLA from the coding sequence TTGCCCCGTCATTGTGTCCTGCCGTCTCCGCTGACGGCCATCACCCGAACGGTCACCGTGGCTGCGGGCCGGTTCGCTCCAGGGCATCTGGGGGAACTGACCGCCGTCGTGCCGTTCGAGCTGGTGGACGCGGTCCTTGCGGAGACGAGGACGGTGCAGCAGCGGCTGCGTGATCTCCCGTCGCGGGTCGGGGTCTACTTCTTGCTGGCGATGTGCCTGTTCCCCGGGGTCGGCTATCGCCTCGTCTGGGACAAGCTGACCGCGGGTCTGTCCGGGATGCCAGTGGCCTGTCCGTCGGCGAAGGCGTTACGTGACCTGCGCCGGCGGATCGGCAGCGCGCCGATGCGGGCGTTGTTCGAGGTACTGGCCGGGTTGCTGGCCCGTCCGACGACGCCAGGTGTGCGTTTCGGTCCGTACCGGACGGTGTCGTTCGACGGCTGCAGTTCGCTGAGGGTGCCCGATTCCGAACGGAACCGGGCCTGGCTGGGCAGGACTTCGCATCATGGCTATCCGACGCTGGAGTTGATGACGCTGGTCGAGACCGGCACCCGGGCCCTGGTCGGCGCGGTGTTCGGCCCCACCGCCGAGGGCGAGACGAGCTACGCCGGCCGGCTGCTGCATCTGCTGCGGCCGGACATGCTGGTGCTGTGGGACAAAGGATTCGACAGCAACGCCTTCCTCGCTCAGGTCACCGACACCGGCGCCCAGGTCCTGGGCCGGCTCCGCAGCAACCGGCGCACGCCGGTCCTCACCCGCCTCGCTGACGGCTCCTACCTGTCGGTGATCGGCACCGTGAAAGTGCGGATCATCGACGCACAGATCGCCGTGACCTGCGCGGACGGCACATCCTTCACCGGGTCCTACCGACTGGTCACCACCCTGACCGACGCCCGCCGTCACCCCGCCACCGCCCTGGTGGGTCTCTATCACCAGCGGTGGGAACACGAATCCGCGTACTACGCGCTCCGCCACACGATCATGAACGGCAGCAACCTCCGCTCGGGCGACCCGGCAGGCATCGAGCAGGAGATGTGGGCCTTGCTCACCCTCTACCAAGCCTTACGCACCATGATGGTCGAGGCCGCAGAGTCGCTGCCTGGCACCGATCCGGACCGCTGCTGCTTCACCGTCGCCCTCCAGACCGCCCGCGACCAGGTCGTCCAGGCCGCCGCCGTCATCACCGACCCCGCCGACGCCGGTCACCTCGGACTGATCGGGCACCGGATCCTGACCCGTCTCCTCCCGCCCCGACGCAGGCGGGTCAGCACCCGCAAGGTCAAGTCACCGATGTCCCGCTACAGCACCCGCCACGAGGACGGCAGGCCCGACACCAGCCGCACCATCACCGGTCTCGACATCAACGTCCTCGAGCCTCCGCAATCCCGCCCCCAGCTCCCCGCCGTCTCCCGTGACGACCGGCACACCGCCCTCACCGAGCGCCGCCGTCACCGAATCCTGGCCCTGCTCGAGAACGACCCCAACCGCCTCTGGCGCCCCCGTGACATCGCCTCCCATTTCGGCGACATCACCATGGAGACCATGTATCGACAGCTGTCCAGATGGGCCGAAACCGGCCTCATCCACAAACTCGGCCCCGGCCTCTACGCCGCCACAGCATGGACCCCAACTCCCCTTGCGTGA
- a CDS encoding M4 family metallopeptidase yields MSRPRHSSHRRRYTAVLALTTASALLAAGFQAGIASAAPHGSGHAKIVATPRAGAAPAKLSPAQHASLLKSATAAVGDTARILDLGSKEKLVVKDVAKDADGTTHTRYERTYAGLPVLGGDLVVHTKDGRSTVSEATKATVKVPALTARVTSATAAHQALTVARKADAKRPKVDGTPRLVVWAAGAKPALAWESVVEGTQDDGTPSELHVITDATSGKAVFDYEGVETGTGTGQYSGTVPVGSTLSGSTYELVDGDRAGHRTYDLNQGTSGTGTLFTDDNDVWGDGNQSNRQTAAVDVAFGAAATWDYYKDVFGRNGIRNDGVAAYSRAHYGNGYVNAFWSDTCFCMTYGDGASNAHPLTALDVAAHEMSHGVTAATANLTYSGESGGLNEATSDIFAAAVEFHADLASDVPDYLVGEKIDINGNGTPLRYMDKPSKDGASRDYWDSSLGGIDVHYSSGPANHFFYLLSEGSGAKTVNGVSYDSPTYDGVPVTGIGIENAQRIWYRALSTYMTSSTDYAGARVATLQAAADLFGAYSDTYLAVAAAWAGIHVGDRIALGVNVSPIDDQTSGVGQQVSLQTSAYTTNTGAGLTYEATGLPDGLTLSDTGLISGVPTTTGTSAVTLTVTDSTGASVSTGFNWRIANIYVNGTRVDIPDVGPAVESPITVTGRTGNASATTQVYVKIIHTYRGDLTVDLVGPNGTVYSLLNHSGGSADNVDQTFTVDASAQPVDGTWILRVRDTAAIDVGYIQQWQLTP; encoded by the coding sequence TTGTCACGGCCACGCCACTCCTCGCACCGCCGCAGATACACGGCGGTGTTGGCGCTCACCACCGCGAGCGCCCTGCTCGCCGCCGGATTCCAGGCCGGCATCGCGTCCGCGGCGCCCCACGGCAGCGGTCATGCGAAGATCGTCGCCACCCCCCGGGCCGGTGCGGCCCCGGCGAAGCTGTCTCCCGCCCAGCACGCCTCGCTGCTGAAGAGCGCGACCGCCGCGGTCGGCGACACCGCGAGGATCCTCGACCTCGGCTCCAAGGAGAAACTGGTCGTCAAGGACGTCGCGAAGGACGCCGACGGCACCACGCACACCCGCTACGAGCGCACCTACGCCGGCCTGCCGGTCCTCGGCGGCGACCTCGTCGTGCACACCAAGGACGGCCGCAGCACCGTGTCCGAGGCCACCAAGGCCACCGTCAAGGTGCCCGCGCTCACTGCCCGGGTCACGTCCGCCACCGCGGCCCACCAGGCACTCACGGTCGCCAGGAAGGCCGACGCCAAGCGTCCGAAGGTCGACGGCACGCCCCGGCTGGTCGTCTGGGCCGCCGGAGCCAAGCCGGCGCTGGCCTGGGAGTCGGTGGTCGAGGGCACCCAGGACGACGGCACCCCGAGCGAGCTCCACGTCATCACCGACGCCACCTCGGGCAAGGCCGTCTTCGACTACGAGGGTGTGGAGACCGGTACGGGCACGGGCCAGTACAGCGGGACGGTGCCGGTCGGCTCCACGCTCTCCGGCTCCACGTACGAGCTGGTCGACGGCGACCGTGCGGGCCACCGCACCTACGACCTGAACCAAGGCACCTCCGGTACCGGCACCCTGTTCACGGATGACAACGATGTCTGGGGAGACGGGAACCAGAGCAACCGGCAGACGGCCGCGGTGGACGTCGCCTTCGGCGCCGCGGCCACCTGGGACTACTACAAGGACGTCTTCGGCCGCAACGGCATCCGCAACGACGGGGTGGCCGCCTACAGCCGGGCGCACTACGGCAACGGGTACGTCAACGCCTTCTGGTCCGACACCTGCTTCTGCATGACGTACGGGGACGGCGCGAGCAACGCGCACCCGCTGACCGCCCTCGACGTCGCCGCGCACGAGATGAGCCACGGCGTCACCGCCGCCACCGCCAACCTCACCTACTCGGGCGAGTCCGGTGGCCTCAACGAAGCCACCTCGGACATCTTCGCCGCGGCGGTGGAGTTCCACGCCGACCTGGCCTCCGACGTCCCTGACTACCTCGTCGGCGAGAAGATCGACATCAACGGCAACGGCACCCCCCTGCGGTACATGGACAAGCCCTCCAAGGACGGGGCGTCCCGCGACTACTGGGACTCCTCGCTGGGCGGCATCGACGTCCACTACTCGTCGGGACCGGCCAACCACTTCTTCTACCTGCTGTCCGAGGGCAGCGGCGCCAAGACCGTCAACGGCGTCTCGTACGACAGCCCGACGTACGACGGCGTACCCGTGACCGGCATCGGCATCGAGAACGCCCAGCGGATCTGGTACCGGGCCCTGAGCACCTACATGACCTCCAGCACCGATTACGCCGGCGCCCGCGTCGCGACCCTGCAGGCCGCGGCCGACCTCTTCGGGGCCTACAGCGACACGTATCTCGCCGTCGCGGCCGCCTGGGCCGGAATCCACGTCGGCGACCGGATAGCGCTCGGCGTCAACGTCTCCCCGATCGACGACCAGACCAGTGGCGTCGGCCAGCAGGTCTCCCTGCAGACCAGCGCCTACACCACCAACACCGGCGCCGGTCTGACGTACGAGGCCACCGGTCTGCCGGACGGTCTGACCCTCAGCGACACCGGGCTGATCTCCGGCGTTCCGACCACGACCGGAACCAGCGCCGTCACGCTCACGGTCACCGACAGCACGGGTGCGTCCGTCTCCACCGGCTTCAACTGGCGGATCGCGAACATCTACGTCAACGGGACACGTGTCGACATCCCCGACGTCGGACCCGCGGTCGAGTCGCCGATCACCGTCACCGGCCGGACGGGCAACGCCTCGGCCACCACCCAGGTCTATGTCAAGATCATCCACACCTACCGCGGTGACCTGACGGTCGACCTCGTCGGCCCGAACGGCACCGTCTACTCGCTGCTGAACCACAGTGGCGGTTCCGCCGACAACGTCGACCAGACCTTCACGGTCGACGCGTCCGCCCAGCCCGTCGACGGCACCTGGATCCTCAGGGTCCGGGACACCGCCGCGATCGACGTCGGCTACATCCAGCAGTGGCAGCTCACGCCCTGA
- a CDS encoding VOC family protein, with amino-acid sequence MELKLEMIVMPVSDIDRAKAFYEKVGFRLDVDYTASQDFRAVHFTAPGSECSIIFGEGMTPIAPGSLQGLYLIVSDIEEARAELVGRGIEVSEIFHDANLFFHGHEDGDVTHRSPGQERLAGLHPERASYGSFLTFSDPDGNGWVLQEVTQRQPGR; translated from the coding sequence ATGGAACTGAAGCTCGAAATGATCGTGATGCCCGTCTCCGACATCGACCGGGCCAAGGCCTTCTACGAGAAGGTCGGATTCCGCCTGGACGTGGACTACACGGCCAGCCAGGACTTCCGAGCTGTGCACTTCACGGCGCCCGGCTCCGAGTGCTCGATCATCTTCGGCGAGGGGATGACACCCATCGCACCCGGCTCGCTCCAGGGCCTGTATCTCATCGTCTCCGACATCGAGGAAGCCCGCGCGGAGCTCGTCGGCCGCGGCATCGAAGTCAGCGAGATCTTCCACGACGCCAACCTCTTTTTCCACGGCCACGAGGACGGGGACGTCACCCACCGGTCCCCCGGCCAGGAGCGACTGGCCGGACTGCACCCCGAGCGCGCCTCCTACGGCTCCTTCCTCACCTTCAGCGACCCGGACGGCAACGGCTGGGTGCTCCAGGAGGTCACGCAGCGCCAGCCCGGCCGCTGA
- the ltrA gene encoding group II intron reverse transcriptase/maturase, which translates to MGVERRGRVVRDYVYSINRVFPGRSRVNELKASGKPFDISKQSVWEAYEKVRSNKGAAGVDAVSMEEFEKDLKNNLYRIWNRLSSGTYFPPPVRAVEIPKKGGVRILGVPTIGDRIAQTVVAGALEAKAEPVFHPDSYGYRPGRSAIDAVGRCRERCWKADWVIDLDIRAFFDSVPWDLVLKAVAAHTDPSQSWVLLYVRRWLAAPLQLPDGTRRERDRGTPQGSSVSPVLANLFLHYAFDSWMARNFPAIGFERYVDDAVVHCVSERQARFVLKAIEKRMTEVGLELHPEKTRIVYCQDANRRASYEQTEFNFLGFTFRTRSAVRKDGRMFRSFLPAVSGEALRRISSEVRSWRLHHRTSLTEADLARFINPIIRGWMAYYGAFYQSALHPLLERVNAYVMRWMRKKFKRLRGRKKAQMAWNQAVARRPRFFAHWAWTTHAPRVW; encoded by the coding sequence ATGGGGGTGGAGCGAAGGGGCCGGGTCGTTCGTGACTATGTTTATTCGATCAACCGGGTGTTTCCCGGGAGGAGTCGCGTGAACGAGTTGAAAGCATCAGGCAAGCCGTTCGATATTTCGAAGCAGTCCGTCTGGGAGGCGTACGAGAAAGTCAGGTCGAACAAGGGCGCAGCGGGTGTGGATGCGGTGTCGATGGAAGAGTTCGAGAAGGATCTGAAGAACAATCTGTACCGGATCTGGAACCGTCTCTCCTCCGGCACCTATTTCCCGCCCCCGGTGCGTGCGGTGGAGATCCCGAAGAAAGGGGGCGTCCGGATTTTGGGCGTGCCCACGATCGGGGATCGTATTGCTCAGACGGTGGTTGCCGGGGCGCTGGAGGCGAAGGCCGAGCCGGTCTTCCACCCGGACTCATACGGCTATCGTCCCGGGCGGTCGGCGATCGACGCTGTAGGCCGGTGCCGGGAGCGCTGCTGGAAGGCGGACTGGGTCATCGACCTGGACATTCGCGCGTTCTTCGACAGCGTTCCGTGGGATCTGGTCCTCAAGGCGGTCGCCGCCCACACTGATCCGTCCCAGTCCTGGGTCCTGCTGTACGTGCGGCGCTGGCTGGCCGCACCGCTGCAACTGCCCGACGGGACACGGCGCGAGCGGGACCGGGGGACGCCCCAGGGCTCTTCGGTTTCGCCTGTCCTCGCCAATCTCTTCCTTCACTACGCCTTCGATTCCTGGATGGCGCGGAACTTTCCCGCCATCGGGTTCGAACGCTACGTGGACGACGCGGTGGTCCACTGCGTCAGCGAACGCCAGGCACGCTTCGTGCTCAAGGCGATCGAGAAGCGGATGACCGAGGTGGGGCTTGAACTGCACCCGGAGAAAACCCGGATCGTGTACTGCCAGGATGCCAACCGGCGTGCCTCGTACGAGCAGACCGAGTTCAACTTCCTGGGGTTCACCTTCCGCACACGCTCCGCGGTGCGCAAGGACGGGCGGATGTTCCGGTCGTTCCTCCCCGCCGTCAGCGGGGAAGCCCTGCGCCGTATCAGTTCCGAGGTGCGGTCCTGGCGGCTGCACCACCGCACCAGCCTGACCGAAGCAGACCTCGCACGGTTCATCAACCCGATCATTCGGGGATGGATGGCGTACTACGGGGCCTTCTACCAGTCGGCCCTCCATCCCCTCCTGGAACGTGTCAACGCCTACGTGATGCGGTGGATGCGCAAGAAGTTCAAGCGACTGCGGGGCAGGAAGAAAGCCCAAATGGCGTGGAACCAGGCCGTCGCACGACGACCCCGGTTCTTCGCCCACTGGGCCTGGACCACCCATGCCCCCCGCGTCTGGTGA
- a CDS encoding NADP-dependent oxidoreductase, translated as MPIHTMRAIRLHGHGGPEVLRYDEVPIPQPGPGEVLVRVHAVGINPPDWYLRDGMSNLPPETRPKFSLPTIPGTDLSGVVEAVAADVDGFSVGDEVFGLLRFPGFEGSTYAEYVAAPASDLTLKPAGIDHVHAAGAPMSGLTAWQYLIELGHDHPSPFQAAQHRPVPLDANATVLINGAAGGVGHFALQLAKWKGARVIAVASSAHESFLRGLGADEFIDYTKSRPEELVRDVDLVLDAVGGPDSRRFLRTLKRGGSQFPVFFGEFDDEENAKLGVTVTGTTVRSNSAQLAELGRLLDTGTVRVAIDSTFALADARGAHERAARGHIQGKLVLTVA; from the coding sequence ATGCCGATACACACGATGAGGGCGATCCGGCTGCATGGGCACGGCGGCCCTGAAGTCTTGCGTTACGACGAGGTGCCGATTCCCCAGCCGGGGCCGGGTGAGGTGCTCGTTCGCGTGCACGCGGTCGGCATCAACCCCCCCGACTGGTACCTGCGCGACGGGATGTCCAACCTGCCTCCGGAGACGAGGCCGAAGTTCAGTTTGCCCACGATCCCGGGGACGGACCTGTCGGGCGTCGTCGAGGCCGTCGCCGCGGATGTGGACGGCTTCTCCGTCGGCGACGAAGTCTTCGGCCTCCTTCGCTTCCCCGGCTTCGAGGGCAGCACCTATGCCGAGTACGTGGCCGCGCCCGCGTCGGACCTCACGCTCAAGCCCGCCGGCATCGATCACGTCCACGCTGCCGGGGCGCCCATGTCCGGACTCACCGCGTGGCAGTACCTGATCGAGCTCGGACACGATCACCCGTCGCCCTTCCAGGCGGCGCAGCATCGCCCGGTGCCGCTCGACGCCAACGCGACGGTGCTCATCAACGGCGCCGCGGGCGGCGTGGGGCACTTCGCGCTCCAACTGGCGAAATGGAAGGGCGCACGTGTCATCGCGGTGGCGTCGAGCGCGCATGAATCGTTCCTGCGCGGGCTCGGTGCCGACGAGTTCATCGACTACACCAAGAGCCGCCCCGAAGAACTCGTCCGCGACGTCGACCTCGTTCTCGACGCCGTCGGTGGCCCCGACAGCAGGCGCTTCCTGCGCACGCTCAAGCGCGGCGGCTCCCAGTTCCCCGTATTCTTCGGCGAATTCGACGATGAAGAGAACGCGAAGCTGGGCGTCACCGTCACGGGCACCACGGTCCGCTCGAACAGCGCGCAGCTCGCCGAACTGGGACGCCTGCTCGACACGGGCACAGTCCGGGTCGCGATCGACAGCACGTTCGCACTCGCGGACGCCCGAGGCGCGCACGAACGCGCCGCCCGAGGACACATCCAGGGCAAGCTTGTACTCACGGTCGCTTAG
- a CDS encoding helix-turn-helix transcriptional regulator codes for MGTTSSGSDDNKELSDFLRSRRARVTPGQVGVTPGASRRVPGLRREEVALLAGLSADYYIRLERGRVANASEAVLEAVARALRLDDVERAHLFALARPQSVVRVSRPAVPWRVRPGVYALLEVLRDIPAMILDGRMDVLAVNRMACAMYVDFDAAPARERNLARYIFLDPAARELFIDWDMAARMVVTGLHLYAGRHPNDPQLTKLIDQLSAVDEDFRRWWAAQDVEEYSHGTRHYRHPLIGEVTLDYESLVFPGDPDQWLFVSTAQPGSPSSEALRTLADRIGDLDTAGQTGSVGNPERPSDRRFQDHREKG; via the coding sequence ATGGGCACGACGTCGTCCGGTTCAGATGACAACAAAGAGCTGAGCGATTTTCTGCGCTCGCGGCGAGCCCGGGTGACTCCTGGGCAGGTCGGGGTCACGCCGGGGGCGAGTCGTCGTGTTCCGGGACTCAGGCGTGAGGAGGTTGCGCTCCTGGCCGGATTGAGCGCGGACTACTACATCCGCCTGGAACGCGGGCGGGTGGCCAACGCCTCGGAAGCGGTACTGGAGGCCGTAGCCCGCGCTCTGAGGCTGGATGATGTCGAGCGTGCGCATCTGTTCGCCCTGGCCAGGCCGCAGTCCGTGGTCAGAGTGAGCCGGCCGGCCGTTCCGTGGCGAGTGCGTCCAGGTGTGTACGCGCTGCTTGAGGTTCTTCGGGACATCCCCGCCATGATTCTGGACGGCCGCATGGACGTCCTTGCCGTGAACCGAATGGCTTGCGCGATGTACGTCGATTTCGATGCCGCGCCAGCCCGCGAGCGCAATCTGGCGCGATATATATTTCTCGACCCTGCGGCCCGTGAGCTATTTATCGACTGGGACATGGCCGCCCGGATGGTCGTCACAGGTTTGCACCTGTATGCGGGTCGGCATCCGAACGATCCGCAACTTACCAAACTGATTGATCAGCTGTCAGCCGTAGACGAAGACTTTCGCCGATGGTGGGCCGCACAGGATGTGGAGGAGTACTCCCACGGCACCAGACACTACCGGCACCCCCTGATCGGCGAAGTCACCTTGGACTATGAGTCCCTTGTCTTTCCCGGTGATCCGGACCAGTGGCTGTTCGTGAGTACAGCTCAACCCGGCTCGCCGTCTTCCGAAGCCTTGAGGACCCTCGCCGACCGGATCGGTGACCTGGACACCGCGGGACAGACAGGTTCTGTGGGCAACCCCGAGCGGCCGTCCGACCGTCGGTTCCAAGATCACCGGGAAAAGGGTTGA